In one window of Dehalococcoidales bacterium DNA:
- a CDS encoding zinc-binding dehydrogenase, with the protein VIGSGIAGLLHVLLARALGASHIVATDIDEYRLEAARRFGADIALQACEYRPERFREVNSGRLADLVIVCTGVISAINQGLESVERGGTILLFAPTDPGVTIPVSINDFFFRNDRTIATTYAGSPADHQTALDLIAAGTVRVDPMITQRLGLAETQEGFRLVAEATESIKVIIEPQR; encoded by the coding sequence GTTATCGGTAGTGGCATTGCCGGGCTGCTCCACGTTCTCCTGGCCCGCGCCCTCGGAGCAAGCCACATAGTCGCCACTGACATTGACGAGTATCGATTGGAAGCAGCCAGGAGATTCGGGGCAGACATCGCCCTGCAGGCATGCGAATATCGGCCGGAGCGTTTCCGCGAGGTGAATTCGGGAAGGTTGGCCGACCTGGTGATAGTCTGCACCGGTGTGATATCCGCTATCAACCAGGGCCTGGAATCCGTGGAACGCGGCGGGACGATACTGCTGTTCGCACCAACCGACCCGGGCGTTACCATCCCGGTGTCTATCAACGACTTCTTTTTCCGCAATGACAGAACTATTGCCACGACCTACGCGGGCAGCCCGGCCGACCACCAGACGGCGCTGGACCTGATTGCCGCCGGCACTGTCCGGGTAGACCCTATGATTACCCAACGCCTGGGTCTGGCGGAGACGCAGGAAGGCTTCCGGCTTGTCGCCGAGGCGACGGAGTCCATCAAGGTCATCATCGAGCCACAGCGGTAG
- a CDS encoding glucose 1-dehydrogenase, with amino-acid sequence MTLPDFSLTGRVALITGAKRGIGRTIALTFAEAGADVVVCGRTLPDLEKVAEEIRALGRRSLAVKTNVGVKSEVDALVDRVVQEFGTIDILVNNAVVYARGPLVELAEEDWDTTINIGVKGYFLCAQAAARVMIEKNKGSIINMVSTAGIRPTGRQGAYSIIKAADEMMVKLLAAELAEYNIRVNGLAPTVVKTENTNVELFKGFMTQLPLGRLTEVEELAAAALFLASDAASYISGHTLVVDGGRINTFPRPAPR; translated from the coding sequence ATGACACTTCCGGACTTTTCTCTGACTGGTAGAGTAGCCCTGATAACCGGCGCAAAGAGGGGGATCGGCAGGACGATTGCACTGACCTTTGCCGAGGCTGGTGCCGATGTGGTGGTATGTGGTCGTACCCTGCCCGACCTGGAGAAGGTGGCCGAAGAGATAAGGGCGCTGGGGCGGCGTTCCCTGGCGGTGAAAACGAATGTCGGCGTGAAGAGTGAGGTTGATGCCCTTGTCGACCGTGTTGTTCAGGAGTTCGGGACGATAGATATCCTGGTCAACAACGCGGTGGTCTACGCCCGGGGCCCCCTGGTCGAGCTTGCCGAAGAAGACTGGGACACCACTATCAACATTGGCGTCAAAGGGTACTTCCTCTGTGCCCAGGCGGCAGCCAGGGTGATGATAGAAAAGAACAAAGGCAGCATTATCAACATGGTCTCCACCGCAGGCATCCGGCCCACGGGTCGACAGGGCGCTTACAGCATCATAAAGGCTGCTGACGAAATGATGGTCAAGCTGCTGGCCGCGGAGCTGGCGGAGTACAACATCCGGGTCAATGGTCTGGCTCCTACCGTGGTCAAGACCGAGAACACCAACGTAGAGCTCTTCAAGGGATTTATGACGCAGTTGCCCCTGGGAAGGCTCACCGAGGTGGAAGAGCTTGCTGCTGCGGCCCTTTTCCTGGCTTCCGACGCCGCCAGCTACATCAGCGGGCATACCCTGGTTGTCGACGGTGGGCGGATAAACACCTTCCCCAGGCCGGCACCGAGATAG